A part of Paenibacillus sp. sptzw28 genomic DNA contains:
- a CDS encoding family 43 glycosylhydrolase gives MKSPLFRDPIYDGAADPVVIWNRQAKEWWMIYTNRRATQEGPKFGWVHGTDLGVASSSDGGSTWLYRGTLEGLQTGWGRNTFWAPEIIWHDGLYHMYVTYVHGVPEDWTGKASIRHYTSPDLIRWEFQSTLGISEENVIDACVYRLPNGTFRMWFKQWNHTYAAESKDLYDWQPIGPVITERNHEGPNVFHLKGYYWLIIDEWRGQGVFRSDDLQTWERNGIILDQPGMRKDDGTIGLHADVVVQGEEGYIFYFTHPGRVNGHNEDLNYETRRSSIQVAKLEVVDGVLICDRNKEFELNLRAED, from the coding sequence ATGAAATCGCCATTGTTTAGGGATCCCATCTATGACGGTGCGGCAGATCCTGTAGTAATTTGGAATCGGCAGGCCAAGGAATGGTGGATGATCTATACGAACCGCCGCGCAACGCAGGAAGGTCCGAAATTCGGATGGGTGCATGGCACCGATCTCGGTGTTGCTTCTTCATCGGATGGCGGATCAACCTGGTTATACCGGGGAACCCTGGAAGGTCTCCAAACAGGCTGGGGCAGAAATACGTTCTGGGCGCCTGAAATCATTTGGCATGATGGGCTATACCATATGTATGTCACTTACGTCCACGGCGTACCGGAAGATTGGACGGGCAAGGCTAGTATCAGGCATTATACAAGCCCCGACCTTATTCGTTGGGAGTTCCAGTCCACACTTGGAATTAGTGAGGAGAACGTGATTGATGCCTGTGTGTACCGGCTGCCGAACGGCACGTTTCGAATGTGGTTTAAACAGTGGAATCATACCTACGCTGCCGAGAGCAAGGATCTGTATGATTGGCAGCCGATTGGTCCGGTGATAACCGAAAGAAACCACGAAGGACCGAATGTGTTTCACTTAAAAGGATATTATTGGCTTATCATAGATGAATGGAGAGGACAGGGTGTTTTCCGTTCCGATGACCTTCAGACATGGGAACGAAACGGAATCATTCTCGACCAACCTGGCATGCGTAAGGATGACGGGACGATCGGCCTTCACGCAGATGTGGTCGTACAAGGAGAAGAGGGGTATATTTTCTATTTCACTCATCCTGGCCGTGTTAATGGGCATAATGAAGATTTGAACTATGAAACACGTCGCTCGTCCATTCAGGTGGCCAAGCTGGAAGTTGTGGACGGTGTGCTGATCTGTGATCGCAACAAGGAGTTTGAGTTAAATCTTAGAGCTGAAGATTGA
- a CDS encoding glycoside hydrolase 43 family protein produces the protein MIKLESSTTELFDKGSYQGNWGDQGDGTYNNPVLAGDYSDPDIIRVGQDYFLISSTFQLSPGLVVLHSSDLINWTIINHAVRDLTQINPRFNWDKMDGYSRGIWAPCITYNKINSTFFIHFGTPDEGFFMVKTKNPFGQWSDVYEVKKQDGSSFKFGWDDCTVLWDDDGQGYFIGTNFANNYKSWLFKLSEDGIMLQDDGVLVHCSNDEYNPLECVPEANKIFKKNGKYYFLHNGCYIIDGRHVRMAWIMKSSCIYGTHNDGSAGSFENPGKYEHIPFPIVEGYREPCQGNLIDAITPEGHKWYFFTHHGQNDVDGRPCSLLPIVWEDEWPLVKSEQSEGRMIWQDLKKPFPETARVVPETSDDFNKNELGLQWMWNFQPRSDMWSLQERPGYLRLYAFKPLVVDKIETAGNTLLQRNYRYEKNTAITKFDLSGMEEGQNSGMLHAAGGSFASVGVSIEDGKRTIRFMTNEIAEVICVMQPGCNHIWFKSEWDFDYINIFSYSFDGVNFAAAGDKIRLKGKDYRGDYIGFFNYNNKSDNGYVDIDYIHIEGICRKWETDF, from the coding sequence ATGATTAAACTGGAAAGTTCTACAACGGAATTATTCGATAAAGGCTCGTATCAAGGCAATTGGGGAGATCAAGGCGATGGAACTTACAATAATCCTGTGCTTGCTGGAGATTATTCTGATCCTGATATCATTAGGGTCGGACAAGATTACTTTTTAATCAGCTCGACGTTTCAACTATCTCCGGGACTTGTGGTCCTGCATTCGAGCGATCTGATAAATTGGACAATAATAAATCATGCAGTAAGGGATCTAACACAAATCAATCCACGGTTTAATTGGGATAAAATGGATGGGTATTCCAGAGGCATATGGGCTCCTTGCATAACCTACAATAAAATTAACAGTACATTTTTCATACATTTCGGAACTCCTGATGAAGGATTCTTCATGGTAAAGACAAAGAATCCTTTTGGACAATGGAGTGATGTGTATGAAGTGAAGAAACAGGATGGAAGCAGCTTTAAATTTGGCTGGGATGATTGCACAGTGCTATGGGATGATGATGGACAAGGGTATTTTATAGGCACAAATTTTGCTAATAATTATAAGTCGTGGCTATTCAAACTTTCTGAGGATGGCATCATGCTGCAGGATGATGGGGTACTTGTACATTGTTCTAATGATGAATATAATCCTTTGGAATGCGTACCGGAGGCAAATAAGATTTTCAAAAAGAACGGTAAATATTATTTTTTGCATAACGGCTGTTATATTATTGACGGCAGACATGTGAGAATGGCTTGGATTATGAAATCAAGCTGTATTTATGGAACACACAATGATGGTAGCGCAGGAAGTTTTGAAAATCCCGGCAAATATGAGCATATACCTTTTCCGATTGTTGAAGGCTATCGGGAACCTTGCCAGGGAAATTTAATAGATGCAATCACACCGGAGGGGCATAAGTGGTATTTCTTCACGCACCATGGCCAGAATGATGTTGATGGACGCCCATGCAGCCTGTTGCCCATTGTATGGGAGGACGAATGGCCTTTAGTCAAGAGCGAACAAAGTGAGGGAAGGATGATATGGCAGGACTTAAAAAAACCATTCCCTGAAACAGCAAGGGTAGTTCCCGAAACAAGTGATGATTTTAACAAAAACGAGCTGGGGCTTCAATGGATGTGGAATTTCCAACCGAGAAGTGATATGTGGTCCTTACAGGAGCGTCCGGGTTACCTGCGACTCTATGCTTTCAAACCTCTAGTAGTGGACAAGATAGAGACGGCTGGAAATACTCTCTTGCAAAGGAACTATAGGTATGAAAAAAATACTGCAATAACAAAGTTTGATTTATCAGGTATGGAAGAGGGCCAAAACTCAGGAATGCTTCATGCTGCCGGGGGATCTTTTGCCTCGGTTGGAGTTTCTATAGAAGACGGGAAACGAACGATTAGGTTTATGACAAATGAAATAGCAGAGGTTATTTGCGTAATGCAGCCAGGATGTAACCATATATGGTTTAAATCGGAGTGGGATTTTGACTATATCAATATTTTTTCATATAGCTTTGATGGAGTAAACTTTGCCGCTGCAGGGGATAAAATCAGGCTTAAAGGCAAGGATTACAGGGGCGATTATATTGGTTTTTTCAACTATAACAACAAATCTGACAATGGATATGTAGATATTGACTACATTCACATAGAGGGTATATGTCGGAAATGGGAAACTGATTTTTGA
- a CDS encoding TIM-barrel domain-containing protein — protein MGPNVQIGNIYPQHYSRTFYDGMQAEGQDNIVNLVRCAWAGSQRYGALVWSGDIHSSYEDFRKQIVAGLHMGMAGTTDIGGFAGGNPEC, from the coding sequence ATGGGACCGAATGTTCAAATCGGAAATATATATCCGCAGCACTACTCCAGAACCTTTTATGACGGCATGCAGGCGGAGGGACAGGATAATATCGTAAACCTGGTCCGATGCGCTTGGGCAGGCAGCCAACGCTATGGCGCATTAGTATGGTCGGGAGATATTCATTCTTCCTATGAAGATTTCAGAAAACAAATCGTGGCAGGACTTCATATGGGAATGGCGGGGACGACGGATATCGGAGGTTTCGCAGGAGGCAACCCGGAATG